The Solibacillus sp. FSL W7-1464 genome contains a region encoding:
- a CDS encoding winged helix-turn-helix transcriptional regulator, whose translation MKKNYETNIETCPLVDVQKIVQNKWAIVVMYYLQGETLRFGELSRKTPQVTQANLTKVLRTLEGAGLVHREVYPVVPPKVEYSLTPIGQKFKIVLEALELWSTEYVEMKKTETSA comes from the coding sequence ATGAAGAAAAATTATGAAACGAATATTGAAACGTGTCCGCTTGTAGACGTACAAAAAATTGTACAAAATAAATGGGCAATTGTCGTGATGTATTATTTACAGGGGGAAACATTACGATTTGGGGAGCTATCAAGAAAAACACCGCAAGTGACACAAGCAAATTTAACAAAGGTGCTGCGTACGTTAGAAGGTGCCGGACTCGTACATCGAGAAGTATATCCTGTCGTACCCCCAAAGGTAGAGTATTCTTTAACACCCATTGGTCAGAAATTTAAGATTGTCCTGGAGGCGTTAGAGCTTTGGTCAACGGAATATGTTGAAATGAAGAAAACTGAAACGAGTGCATAA
- a CDS encoding GNAT family N-acetyltransferase: MDKNEWIALFHKELRQEAVTPGFIREETDFVVRHISKFNENGFILASNVNESSAMEVIRNELSYFGDLKQSFEWKVYSYDKPDNLTEILKQEGFTIDDQEALMVVKLSESHPFLTNFDLHAVKEITDEQGIRDIITLIEIIWNGSHKELGERLWRDKQNSPDLLYIYGVYEDGQLVSAAWMYLENNSSFASLWGGSTLPQYRGNGYYSKLLAVRAQKAYEKGYSFLTVDATPMSKPILEKSGFSCLAYSYGCQSPSIS, translated from the coding sequence ATGGACAAAAACGAATGGATTGCACTTTTTCACAAAGAACTGCGACAAGAAGCTGTAACACCAGGATTTATAAGGGAAGAAACCGACTTTGTTGTTCGGCATATTTCAAAATTTAACGAAAATGGATTTATATTAGCCTCTAATGTAAATGAAAGTTCTGCAATGGAAGTGATTCGAAATGAGCTTAGTTATTTCGGTGATCTTAAACAGAGTTTCGAATGGAAAGTGTACAGCTATGACAAACCTGATAATTTGACTGAAATACTTAAACAAGAAGGATTTACGATTGATGATCAAGAAGCACTGATGGTCGTGAAATTATCGGAAAGTCATCCTTTTCTTACAAATTTTGATCTGCATGCAGTAAAAGAAATTACGGATGAACAAGGCATCCGGGATATTATTACATTAATAGAGATCATCTGGAATGGATCCCATAAAGAACTTGGGGAAAGACTATGGAGAGATAAGCAAAATAGTCCGGACTTACTATATATTTATGGGGTTTATGAAGATGGCCAGCTTGTAAGTGCCGCTTGGATGTACTTGGAGAATAATTCGTCCTTTGCAAGCTTATGGGGAGGCTCAACGCTACCACAATACCGAGGCAATGGTTATTATTCAAAACTATTGGCGGTTCGTGCACAAAAAGCTTATGAGAAGGGGTATTCTTTCCTGACAGTAGACGCCACTCCAATGAGTAAACCGATCCTTGAAAAGTCTGGTTTTAGTTGTCTGGCATATTCATATGGCTGCCAGTCACCTAGTATTTCTTAG
- a CDS encoding DHA2 family efflux MFS transporter permease subunit: MKIDSSSNNDSTIPKNNIKTVPIIIAFLIAGFVGLFSETALNMALNSLIADFNINEATVQWLTTGYLLTLGILVPVSGLILQWFTTRQLFSTSLIFSIIGTLVAALAPTFTVLMIARVIQAIGTALLLPLMFNTILVLIPPQNRGKVMGLMGLVISFAPAVGPTISGLILNTLTWHWIFWVCLPVLAVAFIFGTIFMQNVTTLTKPKIDILSIVLSTVGFGGIVYGFSSAGEGGGWGSLEVVLTLVVGVIALVLFAIRQLTMKQPTMDLRAFKYPMFVIGLVLVLVVMMVMLSSMIILPMYLQSVLALSTFTAGLLLLPGGIMNGLLSPIMGGLFDKFGPRWLVIPGLLFILVALYGFSTIDLETTKGFIIGVVIVLMVGISMVMMPAQTNGLNQLPPELYPHGTAIMNTLQQVSGAIGTAVAISLLVSGTKEYLSQPEEATNPLNPLLAFVEGAHNAFTFAIIITIIGLVFAFFIKRVKVEHK; encoded by the coding sequence ATGAAAATAGATAGTTCTTCAAATAATGATTCAACCATTCCAAAAAATAATATAAAAACTGTGCCGATTATCATCGCATTTTTAATTGCTGGCTTTGTGGGTCTTTTCAGTGAAACAGCTTTAAATATGGCATTAAACAGCCTAATTGCTGATTTTAATATTAATGAAGCGACTGTCCAATGGTTAACGACAGGGTATTTATTAACGCTAGGAATTTTAGTGCCTGTATCAGGTCTGATTTTACAATGGTTTACAACAAGACAACTTTTTAGTACATCCCTTATTTTTTCAATCATAGGAACATTGGTTGCAGCATTAGCTCCAACGTTTACGGTATTAATGATTGCACGTGTAATTCAAGCAATCGGAACGGCGCTTTTATTACCACTTATGTTTAATACGATTTTAGTATTAATTCCACCACAAAACCGTGGGAAAGTGATGGGCTTAATGGGGCTTGTTATTAGCTTTGCACCAGCTGTTGGTCCAACAATCTCAGGGTTAATTTTAAATACTTTAACATGGCACTGGATTTTCTGGGTTTGCTTACCTGTTTTAGCTGTGGCCTTTATATTCGGTACGATTTTTATGCAAAATGTAACAACACTTACTAAACCAAAAATTGATATTCTTTCAATTGTATTATCTACGGTTGGTTTTGGAGGGATTGTATACGGTTTTAGTAGCGCTGGTGAAGGCGGCGGTTGGGGAAGCCTTGAAGTTGTCCTAACATTAGTTGTAGGTGTTATTGCGTTAGTGTTATTTGCCATTCGACAACTAACAATGAAACAACCAACGATGGATTTACGTGCATTTAAATATCCAATGTTTGTGATTGGTTTGGTACTTGTCCTTGTTGTCATGATGGTAATGCTGTCTTCAATGATAATCCTGCCAATGTATTTACAGTCTGTATTAGCATTAAGTACATTTACAGCAGGCTTACTGTTATTGCCTGGAGGTATTATGAACGGCTTATTATCACCAATCATGGGTGGTTTATTTGATAAGTTTGGTCCAAGATGGCTAGTTATTCCGGGCTTACTATTTATTTTAGTTGCGTTATATGGATTCTCTACTATTGATCTTGAAACGACTAAAGGCTTTATAATTGGCGTTGTCATTGTATTAATGGTTGGGATTTCGATGGTAATGATGCCAGCACAAACGAACGGATTAAATCAATTGCCACCAGAGCTTTATCCGCATGGTACAGCGATTATGAATACGTTACAACAAGTATCAGGAGCAATTGGAACAGCCGTTGCCATTTCATTATTAGTTTCAGGAACCAAAGAGTATCTTAGTCAACCTGAAGAAGCAACGAATCCATTAAATCCGTTACTTGCCTTTGTAGAAGGTGCACATAATGCGTTTACCTTTGCGATTATTATTACAATCATCGGATTAGTGTTTGCGTTCTTTATTAAGCGTGTGAAGGTAGAACATAAATAA
- a CDS encoding RsiV family protein — protein MHKKIKQLNDQYKAIPIPKELEIVVAKNLQRPPRKKRKMPIFLASAAAAALLFTAGLNTSPTLAKNLAEVPIIGSVVKVLTFTEYELEKDKYTADIKVPQISGSSSEIQALNKQYVEEGKELYEQFKTEIENMEAGNMAVNSGYIVQTDTDDLLSFGRYVEVTVVSSSTVMKYTTIDKRSETVITLPSLFKDDRYLEIINTYIEDDLRNRMIETKGDEMYWIGGTEYFDETMGVFEGITPEQNFYITDAGKLVMSFNDYEIAPGFMGVVTVEIPTELLQDVLMSNQYIK, from the coding sequence ATGCATAAAAAAATAAAACAACTAAATGATCAATACAAAGCGATTCCCATTCCAAAAGAGCTAGAGATCGTCGTGGCGAAAAATTTACAGCGTCCACCGAGGAAAAAACGAAAAATGCCCATTTTTTTAGCATCTGCTGCAGCAGCGGCGCTTTTATTTACTGCGGGTCTTAACACGAGTCCTACACTTGCTAAAAATTTAGCTGAGGTGCCTATCATCGGTTCTGTCGTAAAAGTGCTGACGTTTACAGAGTATGAATTGGAAAAAGACAAATATACAGCTGACATTAAAGTCCCTCAAATTTCTGGTTCATCGAGTGAAATTCAAGCATTAAATAAGCAATATGTAGAGGAAGGCAAGGAACTGTATGAACAATTCAAAACAGAAATAGAGAATATGGAAGCTGGCAATATGGCCGTCAACAGTGGCTACATCGTTCAAACAGATACGGACGACCTGTTGTCATTTGGCCGTTACGTAGAAGTGACGGTTGTTTCTTCTTCTACCGTGATGAAGTACACGACGATTGATAAAAGATCAGAGACGGTGATTACATTGCCAAGTCTGTTTAAAGATGATCGCTATTTGGAGATTATTAATACCTATATTGAGGACGATTTACGAAACCGGATGATTGAAACAAAGGGCGATGAAATGTATTGGATTGGCGGAACAGAGTATTTTGACGAAACAATGGGTGTTTTTGAAGGTATTACACCCGAACAAAACTTTTATATTACAGATGCCGGCAAGCTGGTCATGTCCTTTAACGACTACGAAATTGCACCAGGATTTATGGGCGTTGTCACGGTTGAAATCCCAACTGAGCTACTGCAGGATGTGCTGATGAGTAATCAATATATTAAATGA
- a CDS encoding DUF6366 family protein, whose product MNKDQESPEARRERLRQQELKRNPAAMHGGGLQDLIGD is encoded by the coding sequence TTGAATAAAGATCAGGAATCTCCAGAAGCAAGAAGAGAAAGGTTAAGGCAGCAAGAATTAAAGAGAAACCCGGCAGCTATGCATGGTGGCGGCCTTCAAGATCTGATCGGGGATTAA
- a CDS encoding DUF402 domain-containing protein, with protein sequence MFDKFNMYSEERYLNNILKIKALKFPDIPHYEWEGEILEKTSEYILVLCKSGRKLVHHSKNNVYTINNTSIEYFPFNKWFTAAMEVEEGEVVSAYCNVAMPSVLHQNELSFVDLDLDFIKRKNQEWEVVDEDEFEENSIKYVYPEELKQEAIVALERLKGEVHEGNFPFIKEFTYILNPS encoded by the coding sequence TTGTTTGATAAATTTAACATGTATTCGGAGGAGAGGTATTTGAATAATATCCTGAAAATTAAAGCGTTGAAGTTTCCTGACATTCCCCATTATGAATGGGAAGGGGAAATTCTTGAAAAGACATCTGAATACATCCTTGTTCTATGCAAATCAGGAAGAAAGCTAGTGCATCACTCTAAAAATAATGTATACACGATCAATAATACGTCGATTGAATATTTTCCTTTCAATAAATGGTTTACCGCAGCGATGGAAGTCGAAGAAGGGGAAGTGGTTTCAGCGTATTGCAATGTTGCAATGCCTTCTGTTTTACATCAAAACGAACTGAGTTTTGTAGATTTGGATCTGGATTTTATAAAAAGAAAAAATCAAGAGTGGGAAGTTGTGGACGAAGATGAATTTGAAGAGAACAGTATAAAATATGTGTACCCTGAAGAGTTAAAACAGGAAGCAATCGTGGCATTAGAACGATTGAAAGGGGAAGTTCATGAAGGGAATTTTCCTTTTATAAAGGAATTTACCTACATATTAAATCCATCTTGA
- a CDS encoding VOC family protein, with amino-acid sequence MNIKHVTMYASNFEATKQFYLTKFQFPLISQEPDRFTMSVGKSAVTFIKAPLNEKPFYHFAFDIPSIQFEEAKAWTKGKVILSKEQGEDEVYFEGIDAKSIYFEDPAGNIAEFICRLTDAKESTAPFSASSLQKVSEMSIVVKDKLKSVSAFHEVSIFERDHEKVTAEGLTFMGSREDASYLLFVNEGRTWFFSNKKAEVFPVEVLLTDGVWLKIDENLDLVSSNRV; translated from the coding sequence ATGAATATTAAACATGTTACGATGTACGCATCCAACTTTGAGGCAACAAAACAATTTTATTTAACAAAGTTCCAATTCCCTCTCATTTCACAGGAGCCGGACCGCTTTACAATGAGTGTCGGAAAATCAGCCGTCACTTTCATTAAGGCACCTTTGAATGAAAAACCATTCTATCATTTTGCATTTGATATCCCTTCAATTCAATTTGAAGAGGCGAAGGCATGGACTAAAGGAAAAGTAATATTATCGAAAGAACAGGGTGAAGATGAAGTTTACTTTGAAGGAATTGATGCAAAATCCATCTATTTTGAAGACCCTGCAGGAAATATTGCAGAATTTATATGCCGGCTTACAGATGCGAAAGAAAGTACAGCACCTTTTTCGGCTTCATCTCTTCAAAAGGTTTCGGAGATGAGTATTGTCGTAAAGGATAAATTAAAATCAGTATCGGCGTTTCATGAAGTTTCGATTTTTGAACGTGACCACGAAAAAGTTACGGCTGAAGGTTTAACATTTATGGGCTCGCGTGAAGATGCATCCTACCTGTTATTTGTAAACGAGGGCCGCACATGGTTTTTCTCAAATAAGAAGGCTGAAGTTTTCCCAGTTGAGGTTTTATTAACGGATGGAGTATGGTTGAAAATTGATGAAAATCTGGATTTGGTGAGTTCGAATCGGGTTTGA
- a CDS encoding DUF4279 domain-containing protein, which produces MEQTSFYTYIKLAADDFPLEAVTERLGVEPTNTWKVGDEVRRNRSLKRFYTCWKYQVGPVQSLDVDDVLNQLYDVFNPKVDVINELMQQYDLNVKIVLVIEMENGQTPGLVISPAFSRFTSSLDALIDIDMYVSPFSEI; this is translated from the coding sequence ATGGAGCAAACTTCATTTTATACATATATTAAGCTAGCAGCAGACGATTTTCCCTTAGAGGCCGTGACGGAGCGTTTAGGTGTGGAGCCAACAAACACTTGGAAGGTCGGAGATGAGGTACGCCGAAACCGTTCGCTTAAACGGTTTTATACGTGCTGGAAGTACCAAGTCGGCCCAGTCCAATCGCTCGATGTAGACGATGTGCTAAACCAGTTGTACGACGTATTTAACCCGAAAGTTGACGTTATCAATGAGCTAATGCAGCAATACGATTTAAACGTAAAAATTGTATTAGTTATTGAAATGGAAAATGGTCAGACACCTGGGCTCGTCATTTCACCAGCATTTAGCCGCTTTACAAGTAGCCTTGATGCATTGATTGATATTGATATGTATGTCTCTCCGTTTAGTGAAATATGA
- a CDS encoding AAA family ATPase → MKRLAIITVGKTHSGKSTFAHALEKQLSNSFIMDQDNHAEFINTHYKKLLPNQGTNLLKNSLSKLIVEYAKEHTDFHFIICNSNRNIKGRKHLLEEVFPAEAFVRILVHFDISDDELHSRVKKSQRSTNIFRGRITNFEELLLRQQAESSEIDIVDPTVHEADRLFIINNNNDIEKVIHSIVLIAQTSL, encoded by the coding sequence GTGAAAAGGTTAGCAATCATTACAGTAGGCAAAACCCATTCCGGAAAAAGTACATTTGCACATGCTCTGGAAAAACAATTAAGTAATTCATTTATTATGGATCAAGACAATCATGCGGAATTCATTAATACTCATTATAAAAAACTGCTACCAAACCAAGGGACTAATCTACTCAAAAATTCTTTATCAAAGCTAATTGTCGAATATGCGAAAGAACATACCGATTTTCATTTTATTATTTGCAATTCGAACCGAAACATCAAAGGTCGTAAGCATTTACTTGAGGAAGTGTTCCCGGCAGAAGCGTTTGTACGGATATTGGTTCACTTTGATATATCGGACGATGAACTTCATTCCAGAGTAAAAAAGAGTCAGAGAAGTACCAATATATTTAGGGGTCGTATTACAAATTTTGAGGAACTCCTTCTCAGACAACAGGCAGAATCCTCAGAAATAGATATCGTTGATCCAACCGTACATGAGGCTGACCGTTTATTTATTATCAACAATAATAATGATATCGAAAAAGTTATACATAGTATTGTACTAATTGCACAAACGAGCTTGTAG
- a CDS encoding M48 family metallopeptidase, producing the protein MTKKWGLMAVFAFGLYVAAMYLYFFHGQNSGIPATLQGTAADPSTFLTTQELLLSEELSKVRNFLFFITTPLEWLLYFVILITGISRLFEKWSAEQFKWSIFRTAMYLFFLSLLLFILQFPMDYYRYMLSKSYGISTQIFSSWMRENIIDFWLDFGMSVIMIAVLYWLIRKSPKKWWLYAWALTVPFSIFLMFIQPVVIDPIYNEFSPLTDKELETKILSLAEQADIPSDHVFEVNMSEKTNALNAYVTGIGDNSRIVLWDTTLNRLTHDEILFIMAHEMGHYLLKDIYINIAVYLVMTLIGLWLIAKIMPWMIRRYGPVLKIKEIGNLNSLPLFLLISSFLLFFSSPLSNAISRYQETRADEFAIELVENPEAAISSFQQLTKAGLSEVNPPALVKWFRYTHPPMLDRIDKIAEEVDEE; encoded by the coding sequence ATGACAAAAAAATGGGGTTTAATGGCTGTCTTTGCATTTGGACTGTATGTTGCCGCAATGTATTTGTATTTTTTTCATGGACAAAATAGTGGGATTCCAGCCACTCTTCAAGGAACAGCAGCAGATCCAAGCACTTTTCTTACAACACAGGAGCTGTTATTAAGTGAAGAGTTATCAAAAGTGAGAAATTTCCTGTTCTTTATCACAACGCCGTTGGAATGGCTGCTTTACTTCGTGATTTTAATTACGGGTATTTCACGTCTGTTCGAGAAATGGAGTGCTGAACAATTCAAATGGTCCATTTTCAGAACAGCAATGTATCTGTTCTTTCTGTCCTTGCTGTTGTTTATCCTCCAATTCCCGATGGACTATTACCGCTATATGCTCAGCAAAAGCTATGGGATCAGTACGCAAATTTTTTCTTCCTGGATGCGGGAAAATATCATTGATTTTTGGCTCGATTTTGGGATGTCGGTCATCATGATAGCCGTTCTTTATTGGCTGATTAGAAAAAGCCCGAAAAAATGGTGGCTCTATGCATGGGCTTTAACCGTACCGTTTTCAATCTTCTTGATGTTTATTCAACCTGTCGTCATCGATCCGATCTACAATGAGTTTTCTCCGTTAACAGACAAGGAGCTGGAGACGAAAATTCTATCACTCGCTGAACAGGCGGACATTCCATCTGACCATGTGTTTGAAGTGAATATGTCGGAGAAAACGAATGCTTTAAATGCCTATGTGACCGGAATCGGCGACAATTCCCGGATCGTGCTGTGGGATACGACGTTAAACCGGTTAACCCATGATGAAATCCTGTTCATCATGGCACACGAGATGGGGCATTATTTGCTGAAGGATATTTATATTAACATCGCGGTCTATTTAGTTATGACGCTCATTGGACTTTGGCTCATCGCAAAAATCATGCCTTGGATGATTCGCCGTTACGGACCGGTCCTGAAAATTAAAGAAATTGGCAATTTGAATTCATTGCCGCTGTTTTTGCTGATCTCATCATTTTTACTGTTCTTCTCCAGCCCATTGTCCAATGCGATTTCACGTTATCAGGAGACCCGTGCAGATGAATTTGCGATTGAGCTGGTGGAAAATCCTGAAGCAGCGATCTCATCATTTCAACAGCTGACCAAAGCCGGTCTTAGTGAAGTAAACCCGCCGGCACTTGTGAAATGGTTCCGCTATACGCATCCGCCAATGTTGGATAGAATCGATAAAATTGCCGAAGAAGTTGATGAGGAATAA
- a CDS encoding iron chaperone, whose protein sequence is MQYDAKNAEEYLEMLEDDWRKEKLLAIRLIILSYAPELDESIRYKMLNFGKDEHYIFALNAQKHYVSLYVGTIDKIENSEALLIGYNYGKGCIRVNKTINIEETGLRDFIRKTIDMWRAGQDTDC, encoded by the coding sequence ATGCAATATGATGCCAAAAATGCTGAAGAATATTTAGAAATGCTTGAAGACGACTGGCGGAAAGAAAAGCTTCTTGCAATCCGGCTAATAATCTTATCCTATGCACCTGAATTGGATGAGTCGATTCGCTATAAGATGCTGAATTTCGGTAAGGATGAACATTATATTTTCGCATTGAACGCGCAAAAACATTACGTCAGCCTCTATGTGGGGACTATTGATAAAATAGAAAACTCCGAGGCGCTTTTAATTGGCTATAACTATGGCAAAGGATGCATCCGAGTCAATAAGACGATCAACATTGAAGAGACAGGATTGCGGGATTTTATCCGAAAAACAATCGACATGTGGCGAGCTGGCCAAGATACGGACTGCTAA
- a CDS encoding DUF3139 domain-containing protein, with protein sequence MPKKLKAVLLIPIFIILTRFIYIEANELIYANRVTDYLLDELQYDQSEIASVEGVYGFKMPKFYTVVVFTNEPYIEYIYFAHERVLQFEYQIIDEEFEGITKDDLCNYDPSGSIN encoded by the coding sequence ATGCCAAAAAAATTGAAAGCAGTTTTATTAATTCCTATTTTTATAATACTGACCCGGTTTATTTATATTGAAGCGAACGAACTGATATACGCAAATAGAGTAACCGATTATCTTTTGGATGAATTGCAATATGATCAAAGTGAAATAGCGTCGGTGGAGGGCGTTTATGGATTCAAAATGCCTAAATTTTACACTGTTGTAGTCTTCACTAATGAACCTTATATTGAATATATTTACTTTGCACATGAAAGAGTACTGCAGTTCGAATATCAAATTATTGATGAGGAATTCGAGGGAATAACGAAAGATGATTTATGCAATTATGATCCAAGCGGTTCGATTAATTAA
- a CDS encoding RNA polymerase sigma factor: MTEPLEAAFIAFIQSQQQSIYRLAFSYTKNEQDTLDIVQDSIQKGWLALEKLTDTAQMKSWFYTILVRTAIDFLRKHNRVLLVGDEALQQLPEHDTYENLDLQQALQQLPIQLQEVIILRYFEDLKIDEVAHILTLPVSTAKSRLYKALKLLKIELEQEEIIRHA, translated from the coding sequence ATGACAGAACCATTAGAAGCAGCATTTATTGCATTTATTCAATCGCAGCAACAGTCTATTTATCGACTTGCCTTTAGCTATACAAAAAATGAACAGGATACGCTTGATATCGTGCAGGACAGTATACAAAAAGGATGGCTGGCACTTGAGAAATTAACGGATACTGCACAGATGAAAAGCTGGTTTTATACAATTTTGGTACGTACGGCAATTGATTTTTTACGAAAGCATAATCGGGTGTTATTAGTTGGTGACGAGGCTTTACAGCAATTGCCTGAGCATGATACATATGAAAACCTGGATTTACAGCAAGCTTTACAGCAACTGCCTATACAGCTGCAAGAGGTCATTATACTGCGCTATTTTGAAGATTTAAAAATCGATGAGGTGGCTCACATTTTAACGCTTCCCGTAAGCACAGCTAAATCGCGATTATATAAAGCATTAAAGCTATTAAAAATTGAGCTGGAACAGGAGGAAATAATCCGTCATGCATAA
- a CDS encoding sensor histidine kinase, which translates to MKRFKLKLIIVLSIVLVIFFIGISMYTSYIKIEDTVEDAIANQNLEAAKSIAKAIDLETYERFLKERNRDEDYWTIRHYLNDAREKLGVLYVYTMEIDNPTTSKALIVGEPKNKDNPNDFPIGEGCTVPEAQVKLAYEEGKQFVTGILEDTRYDHHYITVGTPIMNGKGEIISYLGIDISTDTLDGIKGTVIKSNIFLLILSGVFVVIVIISFLLLQKWYQKEVGTTEDTYQKEIKTLIASVSSLRHDYINHIQVLHGFLHIGEVDQAKKYVDHLSKDIQTIESIKLNLDHPGLAILLQTKKLTCQNQQIDIQITVDDHPFDNIKTIDLINILSNLIDNAIEATMELPEELRKITVSCKADELYYTFSITNAGRKLPDINQIFKQGFSTKKVEKGRVRGQGLFIVKETINKYNGTITFDTINEKETTAIVKIPIK; encoded by the coding sequence ATGAAACGTTTTAAATTAAAGCTGATAATAGTGTTATCTATAGTATTAGTCATATTCTTTATTGGAATAAGTATGTATACTTCCTATATAAAGATTGAAGATACAGTGGAAGATGCGATTGCTAATCAAAATCTTGAAGCTGCCAAATCCATTGCTAAGGCGATTGATCTGGAAACATATGAGCGATTTTTAAAAGAACGGAACCGTGATGAAGACTATTGGACAATACGACATTATTTAAATGATGCCCGAGAAAAACTAGGTGTATTATACGTCTATACTATGGAAATAGACAATCCGACTACATCGAAAGCGTTAATTGTAGGTGAACCTAAAAACAAGGATAATCCAAATGATTTTCCAATAGGTGAAGGCTGTACTGTACCGGAAGCCCAAGTGAAATTAGCGTATGAGGAAGGAAAGCAATTTGTAACAGGGATCTTGGAAGATACGAGATATGATCATCATTATATAACGGTTGGGACTCCTATTATGAATGGAAAAGGGGAAATCATTAGCTATCTTGGCATTGATATTAGTACGGATACACTTGACGGGATTAAAGGTACAGTTATTAAGAGTAATATTTTTCTATTAATACTCAGTGGAGTTTTTGTTGTAATTGTTATTATTTCTTTCTTACTTTTACAAAAGTGGTATCAAAAAGAAGTTGGAACTACGGAGGATACATATCAAAAGGAAATTAAAACGTTAATTGCTTCTGTCTCATCATTAAGGCACGATTATATTAATCATATCCAAGTTTTACATGGCTTTCTGCATATAGGTGAGGTAGATCAAGCGAAAAAGTATGTCGATCATCTATCGAAAGACATACAGACAATTGAATCCATTAAATTGAATCTTGATCACCCAGGATTAGCGATATTACTGCAAACAAAAAAATTAACATGTCAAAATCAACAAATTGATATACAGATTACCGTTGATGATCATCCATTTGATAACATAAAAACGATTGATCTAATCAATATATTATCGAACCTAATTGATAATGCGATCGAAGCGACAATGGAGTTGCCAGAGGAACTGCGTAAAATTACAGTTAGCTGTAAGGCGGACGAGTTATATTATACGTTCTCGATTACGAACGCCGGGCGGAAGCTACCAGATATAAATCAAATTTTTAAACAAGGCTTCTCTACGAAAAAAGTAGAGAAAGGAAGAGTTAGAGGACAAGGTTTGTTTATTGTGAAAGAAACAATCAATAAATACAATGGTACGATCACATTTGATACAATAAACGAAAAAGAGACAACAGCGATTGTGAAAATCCCTATTAAGTAA
- a CDS encoding SMI1/KNR4 family protein, which produces MCIDYINGIGTRSGEGILLSTSLKREWGLSNKFVYLYGDGHTWVALDYRRYKGDNPPVTYIDVERGDKTVIAKDFEAFLKLLTFDESLQSSEYEYGRELEYFPREEVEHIMVRCKDTDAYAMSAGMMYYGFTDDDLTWYFTQLDTYIKAFIEGGYDIYKKPNRSINMLDFFMNGTITMIKKRNVNILAYPEGRSVLARLKKFPAKYDDGMMQRKADKIQRYYEKFV; this is translated from the coding sequence ATGTGTATCGATTATATAAACGGCATTGGCACGAGGTCAGGTGAAGGTATTTTATTATCAACTTCGCTTAAACGAGAATGGGGCTTGTCAAATAAGTTTGTCTATTTGTACGGCGATGGGCATACGTGGGTAGCACTTGATTATCGTCGTTATAAGGGTGACAATCCGCCTGTTACGTATATCGATGTGGAGCGTGGCGACAAAACTGTCATCGCGAAAGATTTTGAGGCGTTTTTGAAGCTGCTGACATTCGACGAAAGCTTGCAAAGTAGTGAATATGAATACGGGCGTGAGCTAGAGTATTTCCCACGTGAGGAAGTCGAGCACATAATGGTTCGCTGTAAGGACACCGATGCGTATGCGATGTCTGCTGGCATGATGTACTACGGCTTTACAGACGATGATTTGACGTGGTATTTTACGCAGCTCGATACATATATAAAGGCGTTTATTGAGGGAGGCTATGACATTTACAAAAAGCCAAACCGTTCCATTAACATGCTTGATTTTTTTATGAACGGTACAATTACGATGATTAAAAAGCGCAATGTTAATATACTCGCATATCCAGAAGGTAGAAGTGTGCTTGCACGATTGAAGAAGTTTCCAGCGAAATATGATGATGGGATGATGCAACGCAAAGCGGATAAAATACAGCGTTATTATGAAAAATTCGTATAG